The Pseudochaenichthys georgianus chromosome 8, fPseGeo1.2, whole genome shotgun sequence genome has a segment encoding these proteins:
- the LOC117451351 gene encoding bridging integrator 2-like isoform X1 yields MAENKMGPNLQAGAGIFAKRFQKSLNRAQEKVLQKLGKTMETKDEQFEVCVQSLNKQQGDGNRLFKDVKAYHAAVKAMHDTSKRLSQTLREVYEPEWNGVEDFAVITESEDLLWNDYEEKLSDQIVRTMENYTSQFPEVKERVGKRGRKLVDYDSARHHLEALQSAKKKDEAKITKADEEFNKSQNVFEEINTELREELPVLYQSRIGCYVTVFQNISNLRDVFYKEMSVLNHELYNVMKKLETQHSGKAFIIKGLHSSTSKAKKRKSLVISNPIPCNTAFPTDHVSLHTADGENGKDTVQGSEENAASSSKDSSDSEFNSSGSNSPQRQSVCEQEETECLNQEEVEVEVEDELAENQSDDSGVGVPKSEAANQEVSEPCDAAESELQEEKDEEEVEEEVVSEAPSSKEMGKPKAPPVPTPRVSFHCTDKPPLLPATEQETEEASEASDNQEKADSGEDSTSHNPPGFLYKRVALESHAASEEGTLQFEQDDVILVLDDTQQEGLLRGIREESWKQNQDLKHSGIFSEKLLQPEKDE; encoded by the exons GTCCTTCAAAAACTGGGCAAAACCATGGAGACCAAGGACGAACAGTTCGAGGTGTGCGTTCAGAGCCTCAACAAACAACAG GGTGACGGCAACAGGCTGTTTAAAGATGTCAAAGCCTACCATGCAGCAGTGAAAG CCATGCATGACACGTCCAAGCGTTTGTCCCAGACGCTGCGGGAGGTCTACGAGCCGGAGTGGAACGGAGTGGAGGACTTCGCCGTCATCACAGAG AGTGAAGACTTGCTGTGGAACGACTACGAAGAGAAGCTCAGTGACCAGATCGTCCGCACCATGGAGAACTACACCAGCCAGTTCCCAGAGGTCAAG GAACGAGTTGGTAAACGCGGCAGAAAGCTGGTGGACTACGATTCAGCCCGTCACCACCTGGAGGCGCTGCAGAGTGCCAAGAAGAAGGATGAAGCCAAAATAACTAAG GCGGATGAAGAGTTCAACAAAAGCCAGAATGTATTTGAGGAGATAAACACCGAGCTGAGGGAGGAGCTGCCTGTCCTCTATCAGAG CCGGATAGGTTGCTATGTGACGGTGTTCCAAAATATATCCAACCTGAGAGACGTCTTCTACAAGGAAATGAGCGTG CTGAACCATGAGCTGTACAATGTGATGAAGAAACTGGAGACTCAACACTCAGGGAAAGCTTTCATCATCAAGGGTCTGCACAG CAGTACAAGCAAGGCCAAGAAGAGGAAGTCTCTGGTTATCTCCAACCCCATCCCCTGCAACACAGCCTTCCCCACGGACCACGTCTCCCTCCATACAGCAGATGGAGAAAATGGAAAAGACACCGTCCAGGGATCGGAGGAAAACGCCGCGTCGTCGTCCAAAGACTCGTCGGACTCTGAGTTCAACTCCAGCGGCAGCAACTCTCCTCAGAGGCAGTCGGTGTGTGAGCAGGAGGAAACAGAGTGTCTGAATCAAGAGGAGGTGGAAGTGGAGGTGGAAGACGAACTCGCTGAAAACCAGTCCGATGACTCTGGGGTCGGGGTGCCAAAATCAGAGGCTGCCAATCAAGAAGTGTCTGAACCCTGTGATGCTGCAGAAAGTGAACTACAGGAGGAGAAGGATGAAGAGGAAGTGGAGGAGGAAGTAGTGAGTGAGGCACCATCTTCAAAAGAGATGGGGAAACCCAAAgctccacctgttcccactccTCGAGTCTCCTTCCACTGCACAGATAAACCTCCACTGTTACCCGCTAcggagcaggagacagaggaggcTTCAGAGGCTTCAGACAACCAGGAGAAGGCTGACTCTGGAGAGGACTCCACTTCCCACAATCCACCTGGCTTCCTGTACAAG AGGGTGGCGCTAGAGAGCCATGCAGCGTCTGAGGAGGGCACGCTGCAGTTTGAACAGGATGACGTCATCCTGGTGCTCGATGACACTCAACAG gAGGGTCTGCTGAGGGGGATAAGGGAGGAGAGCTGGAAGCAGAACCAAGATCTTAAACACTCTGGGATCTTCTCGGAAAAACTCCTCCAGCCTGAGAAGGACGAGTGA
- the LOC117451351 gene encoding bridging integrator 2-like isoform X2, translating to MAENKMGPNLQAGAGIFAKRFQKSLNRAQEKVLQKLGKTMETKDEQFEVCVQSLNKQQGDGNRLFKDVKAYHAAVKAMHDTSKRLSQTLREVYEPEWNGVEDFAVITESEDLLWNDYEEKLSDQIVRTMENYTSQFPEVKERVGKRGRKLVDYDSARHHLEALQSAKKKDEAKITKADEEFNKSQNVFEEINTELREELPVLYQSRIGCYVTVFQNISNLRDVFYKEMSVLNHELYNVMKKLETQHSGKAFIIKGLHSTSKAKKRKSLVISNPIPCNTAFPTDHVSLHTADGENGKDTVQGSEENAASSSKDSSDSEFNSSGSNSPQRQSVCEQEETECLNQEEVEVEVEDELAENQSDDSGVGVPKSEAANQEVSEPCDAAESELQEEKDEEEVEEEVVSEAPSSKEMGKPKAPPVPTPRVSFHCTDKPPLLPATEQETEEASEASDNQEKADSGEDSTSHNPPGFLYKRVALESHAASEEGTLQFEQDDVILVLDDTQQEGLLRGIREESWKQNQDLKHSGIFSEKLLQPEKDE from the exons GTCCTTCAAAAACTGGGCAAAACCATGGAGACCAAGGACGAACAGTTCGAGGTGTGCGTTCAGAGCCTCAACAAACAACAG GGTGACGGCAACAGGCTGTTTAAAGATGTCAAAGCCTACCATGCAGCAGTGAAAG CCATGCATGACACGTCCAAGCGTTTGTCCCAGACGCTGCGGGAGGTCTACGAGCCGGAGTGGAACGGAGTGGAGGACTTCGCCGTCATCACAGAG AGTGAAGACTTGCTGTGGAACGACTACGAAGAGAAGCTCAGTGACCAGATCGTCCGCACCATGGAGAACTACACCAGCCAGTTCCCAGAGGTCAAG GAACGAGTTGGTAAACGCGGCAGAAAGCTGGTGGACTACGATTCAGCCCGTCACCACCTGGAGGCGCTGCAGAGTGCCAAGAAGAAGGATGAAGCCAAAATAACTAAG GCGGATGAAGAGTTCAACAAAAGCCAGAATGTATTTGAGGAGATAAACACCGAGCTGAGGGAGGAGCTGCCTGTCCTCTATCAGAG CCGGATAGGTTGCTATGTGACGGTGTTCCAAAATATATCCAACCTGAGAGACGTCTTCTACAAGGAAATGAGCGTG CTGAACCATGAGCTGTACAATGTGATGAAGAAACTGGAGACTCAACACTCAGGGAAAGCTTTCATCATCAAGGGTCTGCACAG TACAAGCAAGGCCAAGAAGAGGAAGTCTCTGGTTATCTCCAACCCCATCCCCTGCAACACAGCCTTCCCCACGGACCACGTCTCCCTCCATACAGCAGATGGAGAAAATGGAAAAGACACCGTCCAGGGATCGGAGGAAAACGCCGCGTCGTCGTCCAAAGACTCGTCGGACTCTGAGTTCAACTCCAGCGGCAGCAACTCTCCTCAGAGGCAGTCGGTGTGTGAGCAGGAGGAAACAGAGTGTCTGAATCAAGAGGAGGTGGAAGTGGAGGTGGAAGACGAACTCGCTGAAAACCAGTCCGATGACTCTGGGGTCGGGGTGCCAAAATCAGAGGCTGCCAATCAAGAAGTGTCTGAACCCTGTGATGCTGCAGAAAGTGAACTACAGGAGGAGAAGGATGAAGAGGAAGTGGAGGAGGAAGTAGTGAGTGAGGCACCATCTTCAAAAGAGATGGGGAAACCCAAAgctccacctgttcccactccTCGAGTCTCCTTCCACTGCACAGATAAACCTCCACTGTTACCCGCTAcggagcaggagacagaggaggcTTCAGAGGCTTCAGACAACCAGGAGAAGGCTGACTCTGGAGAGGACTCCACTTCCCACAATCCACCTGGCTTCCTGTACAAG AGGGTGGCGCTAGAGAGCCATGCAGCGTCTGAGGAGGGCACGCTGCAGTTTGAACAGGATGACGTCATCCTGGTGCTCGATGACACTCAACAG gAGGGTCTGCTGAGGGGGATAAGGGAGGAGAGCTGGAAGCAGAACCAAGATCTTAAACACTCTGGGATCTTCTCGGAAAAACTCCTCCAGCCTGAGAAGGACGAGTGA